In Meriones unguiculatus strain TT.TT164.6M chromosome 17, Bangor_MerUng_6.1, whole genome shotgun sequence, a single window of DNA contains:
- the LOC132648486 gene encoding sentrin-specific protease 2-like, translated as KALEDQEKGRGLDCSPDITVDMEKEIGSVLGPGSKDEFLSCVFKLQITRGDLWTLRNTQWLNDKVINFYMNLLMERNQSQGYPALHAFNTFFYTKLKSGGYRSVRRWTRAVNIFAKELLLVPVHLGMHWSLVVTDLRKKSIVYLDSLGQKRPDILELLFCYLQEESKARRNSDLSPVEWKQHSMLAEEIPQQLNGGDCGVFACKYADYISRGQPITFSQQHMPLFRKKMVWEILHQRLL; from the coding sequence aaggctcttgaagaccaagagaagggcagagggctggactgTAGTCCTGATatcacagtggacatggagaaagaaattggcAGTGtgctaggccctgggtcaaaagatgagtTCTTGAGCTGTGTCTTCAAACTGCAAATTactcgaggagacctgtggaccctaaggaacacccagtggctcaacgacaaagtcatcaatttttacatgaatcttctcatggaaagaaatcaaagtcaaggctacccggcacttcacgcatttaataccttcttttacaccaagttaaagtctggtggctacaggtcagtcagaagatggacccgggcagtaaacatctttgcaaaggaacttctcctggtcccagttcacctgggcatgcactggagcctggtggtcacagacctaagaaagaagagtattgtctaccTGGACTCCttgggacagaagagacccgacatccttgagctgcttttctgttATCTGCaggaggagagcaaagcgagaaggaacagcgacctgagccctgtggagtggaagcaacacagcatgttggcagaggagattcctcagcagctgaacgggggtgactgcggcgtgttcgcctgtaaatatgcagattacatttccaggggccagcccatcaccttctcccagcagcacatgcctctgttcaggaagaagatggtgtgggagatcctgcaccagcgcttactgtag